A genomic region of uncultured Roseibium sp. contains the following coding sequences:
- a CDS encoding Mth938-like domain-containing protein, with protein MEIRDAHFPGRAPIDAYGNGGFRFANMSHKGALLCVPSGIYGWHVDNPSQFSKEAFERVLQEQSDIEVLLVGTGVDLHLLSPDLKTLFREASILSDPMSTGAAIRTFNVLLSEDRAVAAALLPVD; from the coding sequence GTGGAGATCCGCGACGCCCACTTTCCGGGCCGTGCCCCCATTGATGCCTATGGCAATGGCGGGTTCCGTTTCGCTAACATGTCGCACAAGGGGGCGCTGCTGTGCGTCCCCAGCGGCATTTACGGCTGGCACGTCGACAATCCTTCGCAATTCAGCAAGGAAGCGTTTGAACGGGTTTTACAGGAACAGTCCGATATCGAGGTTCTGCTGGTTGGAACCGGCGTTGACTTGCACCTGCTGTCACCGGATCTGAAAACGCTCTTTCGCGAGGCGTCGATCCTGTCCGATCCGATGTCGACCGGTGCCGCCATCAGAACCTTCAACGTTCTGCTGTCCGAGGACCGCGCCGTTGCGGCTGCCCTGTTGCCGGTAGACTAA
- a CDS encoding phytoene/squalene synthase family protein, translated as MTTDFDHAADTVRRYDRDRYLCALLAPEAHRAALMSLYAFNAEIARVRDVVSEPLPGEVRLQWWHDLLEGTEHGASASNPVANALFQTIEAYNLPRQSLVAMTEARIFDLYDDPMPSLHDLEGYAGETASSLIQLACLVLSEGEDAGTATAAGHAGVAYALTGLMRSLPWHASRRQMFLPRDVCERHALDPETVFRGETTPELQAVLGELRDHVRHHLKRVRKESANVSETCWNAFLPCVLVAPYLKLLETRTPDPLKQPKEMSQLRIQWLLWRGSRRPFDRL; from the coding sequence ATGACAACCGATTTCGATCATGCAGCTGACACGGTGCGCCGATATGACCGGGACAGGTATCTTTGTGCGCTTCTGGCCCCGGAGGCGCACCGGGCTGCACTGATGTCGCTTTACGCGTTCAATGCCGAGATTGCGCGCGTTCGTGACGTTGTTTCCGAACCGCTGCCCGGTGAAGTCAGGCTGCAATGGTGGCACGATCTGCTGGAGGGAACCGAACACGGAGCGTCAGCATCCAACCCGGTCGCGAACGCTCTATTCCAGACAATTGAGGCCTACAACCTGCCGCGGCAAAGTCTCGTCGCCATGACCGAGGCAAGGATCTTCGATCTTTACGACGATCCGATGCCAAGCCTCCACGACCTTGAAGGCTATGCTGGCGAAACCGCTTCAAGCCTGATCCAGCTTGCCTGCCTGGTTCTCAGTGAGGGTGAGGACGCCGGCACGGCGACGGCCGCGGGTCATGCCGGTGTTGCCTATGCGCTTACCGGGCTGATGCGGTCCCTGCCGTGGCACGCGTCGCGCCGGCAGATGTTTCTGCCGCGCGATGTCTGCGAGAGGCATGCGCTCGATCCGGAGACGGTGTTCCGCGGTGAAACGACACCCGAACTTCAAGCCGTACTCGGGGAACTGAGGGATCATGTGCGCCATCACTTGAAACGCGTCCGCAAGGAAAGTGCAAATGTTTCTGAAACCTGCTGGAACGCCTTTCTGCCATGTGTTCTCGTTGCGCCATATCTCAAGCTGCTGGAGACCCGGACCCCGGACCCGCTGAAACAGCCCAAGGAGATGTCGCAGCTCCGGATACAATGGCTCTTGTGGCGTGGATCAAGGCGGCCGTTCGACCGCCTCTGA